The following are from one region of the Carnobacterium gallinarum DSM 4847 genome:
- a CDS encoding WxL domain-containing protein: MKKRNMVTFTMVSLLAPLFLIGSGDSVLAATAGTMNSISDVTFTQDTAITPPVNPLDPTDPVTPVDPANPNDPHSPGTAGPLSIDYVSNFHFGSQTVQTKDSLFYAKLDAVKEVSSGNTISVPNYVQVTDKRGLNTGWKLTVKQNGQFKTADTTPATLTNAVLTLNKATTKSQLSLTLAPVTSIAILDPTGTASSTVAVAAPATGMGTWISSFGSDTTTGAQAISLAVPLTTAKVQNSQYKTSLTWNLEDSPL, encoded by the coding sequence ATGAAAAAAAGAAATATGGTTACGTTTACAATGGTTAGTTTACTGGCTCCGCTATTTTTAATAGGGAGTGGAGATTCAGTATTAGCAGCGACGGCAGGAACAATGAATTCAATCTCTGATGTTACATTTACTCAAGATACCGCAATCACTCCCCCAGTCAATCCGTTAGATCCAACTGATCCAGTTACTCCAGTCGATCCAGCCAATCCCAATGACCCTCATAGTCCTGGAACAGCAGGTCCGCTAAGTATTGATTATGTATCTAATTTTCATTTTGGCAGTCAAACCGTGCAAACCAAAGACAGTCTTTTTTATGCCAAATTAGATGCCGTGAAGGAAGTCTCTAGTGGCAACACAATTTCCGTTCCTAACTATGTCCAAGTAACAGATAAACGTGGATTAAATACTGGTTGGAAATTAACAGTCAAACAAAATGGTCAATTTAAAACAGCAGACACGACTCCGGCAACGTTGACAAATGCAGTCTTAACCTTAAATAAGGCAACGACTAAATCACAATTGAGTTTGACATTGGCTCCTGTTACTTCGATTGCAATTCTTGATCCAACTGGGACGGCTTCTTCAACTGTAGCTGTAGCAGCACCAGCAACGGGGATGGGAACATGGATATCTTCATTTGGTAGTGATACAACAACTGGAGCGCAAGCGATTAGTTTAGCTGTACCGTTAACAACAGCTAAAGTTCAAAATAGCCAATACAAAACTTCCTTAACTTGGAATTTAGAGGATAGCCCTCTTTAA
- a CDS encoding DUF916 and DUF3324 domain-containing protein: MKHIIKGVFLLGISSCFFGIAPQVSLAHEMNFAVKAILPENQRNKEQSYFDLRMTAGQEQVLQVELQNETDQDIIVETTANTATTNDNGIADYTNSTSKKDSSLAFSFAEIATVPKETVVPKKSTQTLEVTLKMPTKEFDGYLLGGLYFKEKDTTEKNAESKDSVAIENKFAYTIGVLLSETDQDIKPKLALNDVKPSQKVGHNVVLLNIQNQNPAMVQKMRVEAKVYAADKKEVLYAKQQDNLKMAPNSNFNYSIPLDDQAFKPGNYQVELTANDGYRDWKMSKDFVVKSDVADKYNKTSLDVQAKPRDYSWFFLGGGVVLIIAVGSFAYWSGRRSQKIR; this comes from the coding sequence ATGAAACACATTATAAAAGGGGTATTTTTACTAGGAATAAGTAGTTGTTTTTTTGGAATAGCGCCGCAAGTTAGTTTGGCTCATGAAATGAATTTTGCTGTTAAAGCTATTTTGCCAGAGAATCAACGCAATAAGGAACAAAGTTATTTTGATTTACGAATGACGGCGGGACAGGAACAAGTTCTACAAGTCGAATTACAAAATGAAACAGATCAAGATATTATCGTTGAAACAACGGCTAATACGGCAACGACTAATGATAATGGCATTGCTGATTATACCAATTCAACTAGTAAAAAAGATTCTAGCTTAGCCTTCTCCTTCGCTGAAATAGCAACTGTTCCAAAAGAAACAGTTGTCCCTAAAAAATCAACACAAACGTTGGAAGTGACTTTGAAAATGCCAACGAAAGAATTTGATGGTTATCTTTTAGGTGGGCTTTATTTTAAAGAAAAAGATACGACTGAAAAGAATGCTGAAAGTAAGGATAGTGTGGCGATTGAGAATAAATTTGCCTATACGATTGGTGTTTTATTAAGCGAAACGGATCAAGATATTAAACCGAAACTGGCGTTGAATGATGTGAAGCCAAGTCAGAAGGTTGGTCACAATGTTGTGTTGCTGAACATTCAAAACCAAAATCCGGCGATGGTTCAAAAAATGCGAGTTGAAGCAAAGGTCTATGCTGCGGATAAGAAGGAAGTTCTATATGCAAAACAACAAGATAATCTGAAAATGGCACCTAATTCTAATTTTAATTATAGCATTCCTTTAGATGATCAAGCATTTAAACCAGGTAATTATCAAGTGGAGTTAACTGCAAATGATGGCTACCGAGATTGGAAAATGAGTAAAGATTTTGTTGTGAAATCTGATGTTGCAGATAAATACAATAAAACATCATTGGATGTTCAGGCAAAACCACGGGATTATAGCTGGTTCTTCTTAGGTGGCGGAGTGGTTTTGATTATTGCAGTAGGTAGTTTCGCCTATTGGAGTGGTCGTCGTAGTCAAAAAATACGATAA